From a region of the Helianthus annuus cultivar XRQ/B chromosome 5, HanXRQr2.0-SUNRISE, whole genome shotgun sequence genome:
- the LOC110941732 gene encoding myb-related protein 308, with protein sequence MVRPACCDKIDMKKGSWNEEDDAQMLAFVTKQPTSSWQVGAPRKPGLRRCAKSCRLRKTNITRNDEVRHENFTPQEEELIIKLHSAIGSRWPIIAQQLPGRTDNDVKNYWNTKLKKKLSSMGIDPVTHRPFSQMLADYGNISGLTRTKTKIGSLGRDTKNTFFITSQDQTQQLPTTSHLFPTFNNDVKMEPPEAIKTDSLDLLTQLQAITHKKDSSTTHDQTSFTQFHVSVAASCSSSSSSSCSTLNEMTAQPTFNWRDFLIENAGNDDQKLNFEEVGGVDEVVKGNTSLINGVTETMEDGCDESFVEAMLDGEDDMFLDFPGLLG encoded by the exons ATGGTAAGGCCTGCATGTTGCGATAAGATCGATATGAAAAAAGGATCATGGAATGAAGAGGATGATGCACAAATGCTTGCCTTTGTAACCAAACAACCAACAAGTAGTTGGCAAGTTGGGGCTCCAAGAAAACCAG GTTTAAGAAGATGTGCGAAGAGTTGTAGGCTAAGGAAAACAAACATTACAAGGAATGATGAGGTTAGACACGAAAACTTTACGCCTCAAGAAGAGGAGTTGATCATCAAGCTTCATTCCGCTATAGGAAGCAG GTGGCCTATAATAGCACAACAACTTCCAGGAAGAACAGATAATGATGTGAAGAACTACTGGAATACTAAACTAAAGAAAAAGCTATCATCAATGGGAATCGATCCAGTCACTCATCGACCTTTCTCGCAAATGCTAGCCGACTATGGCAACATTAGCGGACTAACAAGAACCAAAACTAAGATTGGCTCACTAGGAAGAGACACCAAGAACACATTCTTCATTACAAGTCAAGATCAAACTCAACAACTCCCTACAACCAGCCACTTATTCCCTACTTTCAACAACGACGTCAAAATGGAACCACCAGAAGCAATCAAAACCGACTCACTTGATCTTCTAACTCAACTTCAAGCCATCACACACAAGAAAGACTCATCAACAACTCATGaccaaacatcttttacacagtTCCATGTTTCTGTCGCAGCGTCATGTTCTTCGTCTTCTTCGAGTTCTTGTTCAACCTTGAATGAAATGACTGCACAACCAACGTTTAACTGGCGTGATTTTCTAATTGAGAATGCAGGTAATGATGATCAGAAACTTAACTTTGAAGAAGTTGGAGGGGTTGATGAGGTAGTTAAAGGTAACACTTCATTAATTAATGGTGTTACAGAAACAATGGAAGATGGTTGTGATGAGTCATTTGTGGAAGCCATGCTAGATGGAGAAGATGATATGTTCTTGGACTTTCCCGGGCTTTTGGGTTGA
- the LOC110941733 gene encoding DDT domain-containing protein DDR4 isoform X1 — protein sequence MSDEHDNNPIQLAGDNNNANGGNVVARRERPSRACTARSAARIYEAAVAEAAVVVVRRHKPRRKARREVEEEEEEEEPPPSPPNPYSGVVTPLVGEPEPSQLPRWNIRSMWELASILNFLNVFRPLLNIKAEFSVEELETALITPNNTLGEIHIPLLKAIPPVTRMALGQNTWVTVLCRKLRDWWHWVSEGELPIVASHGTEIETYKTLDPGVRVVILKALCDIRVEQDDIRSYIDDSIKHGVPLSAFRKERTGGDSHGVSFWYEDDPIIGQRLYREIRKVEVKKGKGKNVHSFSSYQWETVSTNLDEFQDVSEKLFSSKNRMESSLGKKLKNDMLPEIEKVQKKKEKLLKKQHREAFLLDGMILDGHGPGRALRGRKQVSYTFDDYDRSINEAIEITKRKQSSLEPTVRREGLRNDVSSNGKSGGGPTALQNNHNTSFSPPSPDSLNYDESDDDHESQQLDRSSRRRQRPQRYSAREFVEAVSDNEADRDGDYNNEDGEDDDDIVGEAVYDEEYLKRRKDRKKMSSSSEGDEEYRWDGDNGEDEEDEDEGEESLSASENSEESPRRYKKLTGRTRRETKLRSVNEIKKGPRRSRRAARTRIDYKQFEFSDSEPESEKPETSESEDKHSEPSDKSGFSMGSSDEADVNNNDDDYDDDADNDNDNYDNNDVNNENENGNENEEMKIDQPVIEQDPKIEQEQNGTPMKLDSPDQDEFETGAQKRRFLDLNELAPGSGFEDGPVKDDDNTDDF from the exons ATGTCCGACGAACACGATAATAATCCGATCCAACTCGCCGGAGACAACAACAACGCGAACGGCGGCAACGTGGTGGCGAGGAGAGAACGGCCGTCACGAGCGTGTACTGCACGATCCGCCGCTCGAATCTACGAAGCTGCGGTAGCGGAAGCGGCGGTGGTGGTTGTACGGAGGCACAAGCCACGGCGGAAGGCTCGCCGGGaagtggaggaggaggaggaagaggAGGAGCCGCCGCCGTCTCCGCCGAACCCGTACAGCGGCGTTGTGACGCCGTTGGTTGGTGAACCGGAACCCTCGCAGTTGCCACGGTGGAATATTAGGTCTATGTGGGAGTTGGCTTCTATTTTGAACTTTTTGAAT GTATTTAGGCCTTTGTTGAATATTAAAGCTGAGTTTTCGGTTGAAGAGCTTGAGACTGCGTTAATTACGCCGAATAATACGTTGGGTGAAATTCATATTCCTCTGCTTAAG GCAATACCTCCAGTTACTCGGATGGCGTTAGGGCAAAACACTTGGGTGACTGTTCTATGTCGAAAGCTAAGAGATTGGTGGCATTGG GTTTCAGAAGGAGAATTACCTATAGTTGCATCACATGG GACCGAAATCGAGACATACAAGACACTTGATCCTGGTGTCCGTGTGGTGATATTGAAAGCTTTATGTGATATTCGTGTTGAG CAAGATGATATCAGAAGCTATATAGATGACTCTATAAAACACGGTGTTCCTCTTTCTGCATTTCGTAAAGAACGTACGGGTGGTGACTCTCATGGAGTTTCTTTCTG GTATGAAGATGATCCTATCATTGGTCAAAGGTTGTACCGTGAGATTAGAAAAGTTGAGGTgaagaaaggaaaggggaaaAATGTTCACTCGTTTTCATCGTATCAGTGGGAAACAGTTTCAACTAATTTGGACGAATTTCAAGACGTTTCT GAGAAGCTATTTTCTAGCAAAAACCGAATGGAGTCTTCTCTCGGGAAGAAACTAAAAAACGACATGCTTCCGGAGATCGAGAAAGTCCAAAAG AAGAAAGAGAAACTGCTAAAAAAACAACACCGAGAAGCGTTTCTTTTAGATGGTATGATTCTAGACGGACATGGTCCGGGCCGGGCTCTTCGTGGTAGAAAACAAGTGTCCTACACTTTTGACGATTATGACCGATCAATCAATGAGGCGATCGAGATAACTAAAAGAAAGCAATCGTCGCTAGAACCAACCGTAAGAAGAGAAGGTTTGAGAAATGACGTTTCATCAAACGGTAAATCGGGTGGTGGGCCCACTGCTTTACAGAACAACCATAATACCTCTTTTAGCCCCCCATCCCCCGATTCACTCAACTACGATGAGAGTGACGATGATCATGAATCTCAGCAGCTGGACCGCAG TAGTCGAAGGAGGCAGAGGCCTCAACGATATTCTGCCAGAGAGTTCGTTGAAGCGGTTTCTGACAACGAGGCAGATAGGGACGGTGATTATAATAACGAGGATGGTGAGGACGATGATGATATAGTCGGTGAAGCTGTATATgatgaagaatacttgaaaagaCGAAAAGATAGAAAAAAAATGTCGAGTAGTTCTGAAGGAGATGAGGAGTATAGATGGGACGGTGATAATGGTGAagacgaagaagatgaagatgaaggggAAGAATCATTAAGTGCAAGTGAAAATAGTGAAGAAAGCCCTCGAAGATATAAAAAATTAACGGGCCGGACTCGACGTGAAACAAAGTTAAGATCGGTTAATGAAATCAAAAAGGGTCCTCGACGTAGTAGACGGGCCGCTCGAACCCGTATAGATTACAAACAGTTCGAATTTTCAGATTCGGAGCCCGAATCGGAAAAGCCCGAGACTTCCGAAAGTGAAGATAAACACTCGGAACCGAGTGACAAATCAGGGTTTTCAATGGGAAGCAGTGACGAGGCCGATGTCAACAATAACGATGATGATTACGATGATGATgctgataatgataatgataattaTGACAATAATGATGTTAATAACGAGAATGAGAATGGTAATGAAAATGAAGAGATGAAGATTGACCAACCTGTTATCGAACAAGACCCGAAGATTGAACAAGAACAAAACGGAACACCGATGAAGTTAGACAGCCCGGATCAAGACGAGTTTGAAACCGGTGCACAGAAAAGACGGTTTCTCGATCTAAACGAGCTTGCCCCAGGTTCAGGCTTTGAAGATGGTCCGGTAAAGGATGACGATAATACCGATGATTTCTAA
- the LOC110941733 gene encoding DDT domain-containing protein DDR4 isoform X2, whose protein sequence is MSDEHDNNPIQLAGDNNNANGGNVVARRERPSRACTARSAARIYEAAVAEAAVVVVRRHKPRRKARREVEEEEEEEEPPPSPPNPYSGVVTPLVGEPEPSQLPRWNIRSMWELASILNFLNVFRPLLNIKAEFSVEELETALITPNNTLGEIHIPLLKAIPPVTRMALGQNTWVTVLCRKLRDWWHWVSEGELPIVASHGTEIETYKTLDPGVRVVILKALCDIRVEQDDIRSYIDDSIKHGVPLSAFRKERTGGDSHGVSFWYEDDPIIGQRLYREIRKVEVKKGKGKNVHSFSSYQWETVSTNLDEFQDVSEKLFSSKNRMESSLGKKLKNDMLPEIEKVQKKKEKLLKKQHREAFLLDGMILDGHGPGRALRGRKQVSYTFDDYDRSINEAIEITKRKQSSLEPTVRREGLRNDVSSNGKSGGGPTALQNNHNTSFSPPSPDSLNYDESDDDHESQQLDRSRRRQRPQRYSAREFVEAVSDNEADRDGDYNNEDGEDDDDIVGEAVYDEEYLKRRKDRKKMSSSSEGDEEYRWDGDNGEDEEDEDEGEESLSASENSEESPRRYKKLTGRTRRETKLRSVNEIKKGPRRSRRAARTRIDYKQFEFSDSEPESEKPETSESEDKHSEPSDKSGFSMGSSDEADVNNNDDDYDDDADNDNDNYDNNDVNNENENGNENEEMKIDQPVIEQDPKIEQEQNGTPMKLDSPDQDEFETGAQKRRFLDLNELAPGSGFEDGPVKDDDNTDDF, encoded by the exons ATGTCCGACGAACACGATAATAATCCGATCCAACTCGCCGGAGACAACAACAACGCGAACGGCGGCAACGTGGTGGCGAGGAGAGAACGGCCGTCACGAGCGTGTACTGCACGATCCGCCGCTCGAATCTACGAAGCTGCGGTAGCGGAAGCGGCGGTGGTGGTTGTACGGAGGCACAAGCCACGGCGGAAGGCTCGCCGGGaagtggaggaggaggaggaagaggAGGAGCCGCCGCCGTCTCCGCCGAACCCGTACAGCGGCGTTGTGACGCCGTTGGTTGGTGAACCGGAACCCTCGCAGTTGCCACGGTGGAATATTAGGTCTATGTGGGAGTTGGCTTCTATTTTGAACTTTTTGAAT GTATTTAGGCCTTTGTTGAATATTAAAGCTGAGTTTTCGGTTGAAGAGCTTGAGACTGCGTTAATTACGCCGAATAATACGTTGGGTGAAATTCATATTCCTCTGCTTAAG GCAATACCTCCAGTTACTCGGATGGCGTTAGGGCAAAACACTTGGGTGACTGTTCTATGTCGAAAGCTAAGAGATTGGTGGCATTGG GTTTCAGAAGGAGAATTACCTATAGTTGCATCACATGG GACCGAAATCGAGACATACAAGACACTTGATCCTGGTGTCCGTGTGGTGATATTGAAAGCTTTATGTGATATTCGTGTTGAG CAAGATGATATCAGAAGCTATATAGATGACTCTATAAAACACGGTGTTCCTCTTTCTGCATTTCGTAAAGAACGTACGGGTGGTGACTCTCATGGAGTTTCTTTCTG GTATGAAGATGATCCTATCATTGGTCAAAGGTTGTACCGTGAGATTAGAAAAGTTGAGGTgaagaaaggaaaggggaaaAATGTTCACTCGTTTTCATCGTATCAGTGGGAAACAGTTTCAACTAATTTGGACGAATTTCAAGACGTTTCT GAGAAGCTATTTTCTAGCAAAAACCGAATGGAGTCTTCTCTCGGGAAGAAACTAAAAAACGACATGCTTCCGGAGATCGAGAAAGTCCAAAAG AAGAAAGAGAAACTGCTAAAAAAACAACACCGAGAAGCGTTTCTTTTAGATGGTATGATTCTAGACGGACATGGTCCGGGCCGGGCTCTTCGTGGTAGAAAACAAGTGTCCTACACTTTTGACGATTATGACCGATCAATCAATGAGGCGATCGAGATAACTAAAAGAAAGCAATCGTCGCTAGAACCAACCGTAAGAAGAGAAGGTTTGAGAAATGACGTTTCATCAAACGGTAAATCGGGTGGTGGGCCCACTGCTTTACAGAACAACCATAATACCTCTTTTAGCCCCCCATCCCCCGATTCACTCAACTACGATGAGAGTGACGATGATCATGAATCTCAGCAGCTGGACCGCAG TCGAAGGAGGCAGAGGCCTCAACGATATTCTGCCAGAGAGTTCGTTGAAGCGGTTTCTGACAACGAGGCAGATAGGGACGGTGATTATAATAACGAGGATGGTGAGGACGATGATGATATAGTCGGTGAAGCTGTATATgatgaagaatacttgaaaagaCGAAAAGATAGAAAAAAAATGTCGAGTAGTTCTGAAGGAGATGAGGAGTATAGATGGGACGGTGATAATGGTGAagacgaagaagatgaagatgaaggggAAGAATCATTAAGTGCAAGTGAAAATAGTGAAGAAAGCCCTCGAAGATATAAAAAATTAACGGGCCGGACTCGACGTGAAACAAAGTTAAGATCGGTTAATGAAATCAAAAAGGGTCCTCGACGTAGTAGACGGGCCGCTCGAACCCGTATAGATTACAAACAGTTCGAATTTTCAGATTCGGAGCCCGAATCGGAAAAGCCCGAGACTTCCGAAAGTGAAGATAAACACTCGGAACCGAGTGACAAATCAGGGTTTTCAATGGGAAGCAGTGACGAGGCCGATGTCAACAATAACGATGATGATTACGATGATGATgctgataatgataatgataattaTGACAATAATGATGTTAATAACGAGAATGAGAATGGTAATGAAAATGAAGAGATGAAGATTGACCAACCTGTTATCGAACAAGACCCGAAGATTGAACAAGAACAAAACGGAACACCGATGAAGTTAGACAGCCCGGATCAAGACGAGTTTGAAACCGGTGCACAGAAAAGACGGTTTCTCGATCTAAACGAGCTTGCCCCAGGTTCAGGCTTTGAAGATGGTCCGGTAAAGGATGACGATAATACCGATGATTTCTAA